A stretch of Kaistella flava (ex Peng et al. 2021) DNA encodes these proteins:
- a CDS encoding FtsL-like putative cell division protein, whose protein sequence is MAKKPTNRPQKRLTFIDIIKGNFLNRDEVTIHYRYFVLVFFLLMIMIYSNHLVSKKIEHVNVLKEQTEEFKSRNAFAQSRLIKVKLESELGKEMVQDSLLSLENHPHKILIKLDSLDGSAK, encoded by the coding sequence ATGGCAAAAAAACCGACAAATCGCCCACAAAAAAGACTCACTTTTATTGATATTATAAAAGGGAATTTTTTGAACCGTGATGAAGTGACCATTCATTACCGGTATTTCGTGTTGGTGTTTTTTTTATTAATGATTATGATTTACAGCAATCATTTGGTTAGTAAAAAGATTGAACATGTTAATGTTTTGAAAGAACAGACCGAAGAGTTTAAATCGAGAAATGCGTTTGCACAAAGCAGACTCATTAAAGTTAAATTAGAATCAGAATTAGGAAAAGAAATGGTGCAGGACTCCTTGTTATCATTAGAAAATCATCCTCATAAAATATTGATAAAATTAGATAGTCTAGATGGCAGTGCAAAATGA